Proteins encoded in a region of the Acidimicrobiia bacterium genome:
- a CDS encoding VOC family protein yields MIDHIQLVKVLHVNALVDGFQGAIDHFRDLFGGELHLEQPAIDEVETALMTIGGTLFEWFAPVGVSHRGQGRLLGIYGDHYLGMEYQVADLAEARAAVVSKGVRILREDERVLFTHPRDCFGVSWEIFAGDFFAPRGDMPPMLTTGFAADYWSDEHPLGITGLARWSAAVDDLDAAAAWYEDFLGALVLYREPRPNAVAEAVGLPAGDTVMELISPTGDGPVQRYLARYTQHMRATTFSVRSMDHVEQYFTERGILLVDGDAPGARAIPPEQNHGLLFEFTE; encoded by the coding sequence ATGATCGATCACATCCAGCTCGTCAAGGTGCTGCACGTCAATGCGCTCGTGGATGGATTCCAGGGAGCGATCGACCACTTCCGCGACTTGTTCGGTGGGGAGCTCCATCTCGAGCAGCCGGCGATCGACGAAGTCGAAACGGCGCTGATGACGATCGGTGGCACGCTCTTCGAATGGTTCGCTCCGGTCGGCGTATCCCACCGCGGTCAGGGCCGGCTGCTCGGCATTTACGGCGACCACTATCTCGGGATGGAGTACCAGGTGGCCGACCTCGCCGAGGCGAGAGCCGCCGTGGTGTCGAAGGGGGTGCGCATCCTTCGTGAGGACGAGCGCGTGCTCTTCACCCACCCGCGCGACTGCTTCGGCGTGTCGTGGGAGATCTTCGCCGGCGACTTCTTCGCGCCCCGCGGCGACATGCCCCCCATGTTGACCACGGGGTTCGCAGCCGACTACTGGAGCGACGAGCATCCCCTCGGGATCACCGGGCTCGCACGGTGGAGCGCGGCGGTCGACGACCTCGACGCCGCGGCCGCGTGGTACGAGGACTTCCTCGGCGCACTGGTCCTGTACCGCGAGCCGCGCCCGAACGCGGTTGCGGAGGCGGTCGGTCTGCCGGCGGGCGACACCGTGATGGAGCTCATCAGCCCTACCGGCGACGGCCCGGTGCAGCGCTACCTCGCCCGGTACACGCAGCACATGCGCGCGACGACGTTCTCCGTGCGCAGCATGGATCACGTGGAGCAGTACTTCACCGAGCGCGGGATATTGCTCGTCGACGGCGACGCGCCTGGCGCCCGGGCGATCCCGCCCGAACAGAACCACGGCCTGCTCTTCGAGTTCACGGAGTAG
- a CDS encoding MaoC/PaaZ C-terminal domain-containing protein — QHAGSPSKFLQGLCTFAMCSGAVVKIAAGGDPARVRRLACRFASPVFPRSELVVELYDAGTTEHGELLDVAFEASAAGATVIRHGRAEISA, encoded by the coding sequence CAGCACGCGGGGTCCCCGTCGAAGTTCTTGCAGGGGCTCTGCACGTTCGCGATGTGCAGCGGCGCGGTGGTGAAGATCGCGGCGGGCGGCGACCCCGCGCGGGTGCGGCGGCTCGCGTGCCGGTTCGCCTCGCCGGTGTTCCCGCGCAGTGAGCTCGTCGTGGAGCTGTACGACGCGGGCACGACCGAACACGGTGAGCTCCTCGACGTCGCGTTCGAAGCGTCGGCGGCGGGCGCGACCGTGATCAGGCACGGCCGCGCCGAGATCTCCGCGTAA
- a CDS encoding PAC2 family protein, whose protein sequence is MTDLVWEHEPVARRCVLVAAFAGYFDASSASTGAIDWLVEHFGAARLAHIEADEFFDFQQLRPQVVLEDGVTRQIVWPENVVHVTDQLGTERDLVMLSGIEPHVHWRQFCTVLLDVADRAGCEMVVTLGAAPAQVPHTRMPPVFGSSTNAALAAELGLSRPQYEGITGLAGVLHVELDRAGLPAIAMRVGVPHYATGAHNPKAAMALLRNLEHVTGVPTAHAELGDVVAEWERRLDEAVAEDADARAYIPRLEAHYDRQAEDQIPSPDDLAEEFERFLQDPPDDER, encoded by the coding sequence ATGACCGATCTCGTCTGGGAGCACGAGCCTGTAGCGCGGCGGTGTGTCCTCGTCGCCGCGTTCGCCGGATACTTCGATGCGTCGTCGGCATCGACCGGAGCGATCGACTGGCTGGTCGAGCACTTCGGTGCGGCGCGACTCGCACACATCGAGGCCGACGAGTTCTTCGACTTCCAGCAGCTCCGACCGCAGGTAGTGCTCGAGGACGGTGTGACCCGCCAGATCGTGTGGCCGGAGAATGTCGTGCACGTCACGGATCAACTGGGTACAGAACGTGACCTCGTCATGCTCTCCGGCATCGAACCCCATGTCCATTGGCGGCAGTTCTGCACGGTGCTGCTGGACGTCGCCGATCGGGCCGGTTGCGAGATGGTCGTGACGCTCGGGGCCGCACCTGCGCAGGTGCCGCACACGCGGATGCCGCCGGTGTTCGGTTCGTCGACGAATGCCGCGCTCGCGGCGGAGCTCGGCCTCAGCCGTCCGCAATACGAGGGGATCACCGGGCTCGCGGGCGTGCTGCACGTGGAGCTCGACCGTGCCGGGCTCCCGGCGATCGCGATGCGCGTGGGCGTTCCCCACTACGCGACCGGCGCGCACAACCCGAAGGCCGCGATGGCGCTGCTGCGCAACCTCGAGCACGTCACCGGCGTGCCCACCGCACACGCCGAGCTCGGAGACGTCGTCGCCGAGTGGGAACGCCGTCTCGACGAAGCGGTCGCCGAGGACGCCGACGCGCGGGCCTACATCCCGAGGCTCGAGGCGCACTACGACCGGCAGGCCGAAGACCAGATCCCGTCTCCCGACGATCTCGCCGAAGAGTTCGAGCGCTTCCTGCAAGACCCGCCCGACGACGAGCGTTGA